The Rhodocytophaga rosea genome has a segment encoding these proteins:
- the cysN gene encoding sulfate adenylyltransferase subunit CysN codes for MTDTHYLDMDLLRFTTAGSVDDGKSTLIGRLLYDSKSIFEDQLEAIERTSEQRGDGYVNLALLTDGLRAEREQGITIDVAYRYFATPRRKFIIADTPGHIQYTRNMVTGASTANLAIVLVDARHGVVEQTCRHAFIASLLQIKHLVLCVNKMDLVGYKQEVFERIKEHFQAFSSKLSVPDIHYIPISALNGDNVVDKSENMPWYRGATLMYTLENVHIASDMNHVDSRFPVQWVIRPQSEQYHDFRGYAGRVEGGIFKPGDEILALPSGFTTTIKNIETIDGPVSEAFPPMSVVITLKDEIDISRGDMIVKPNNQPTVSQDIELMVCWLHEKKLQAGGKYAIRHTTKEARCIVKDIRYKININTLHRVEDDKTIGLNDIGRILIRTTAPLFYDSYSRNRFTGSLILVDEFTNETVAAGMIV; via the coding sequence ATGACAGATACCCACTACTTAGATATGGATCTTCTGCGTTTTACCACGGCAGGTAGCGTAGATGATGGCAAAAGCACGCTGATCGGCAGATTACTGTACGATTCGAAATCAATTTTTGAAGACCAGCTGGAAGCCATTGAGCGGACCAGCGAACAAAGAGGGGATGGCTATGTAAATTTAGCCTTACTTACAGATGGATTACGGGCAGAACGGGAGCAAGGCATCACGATTGATGTGGCTTACCGCTATTTTGCTACACCCCGGCGCAAATTTATTATTGCTGATACGCCCGGTCATATTCAATATACGAGGAATATGGTAACTGGTGCTTCTACAGCGAATCTGGCCATCGTACTAGTTGATGCCAGACATGGCGTGGTAGAACAAACCTGTCGGCATGCCTTTATTGCTTCTTTGCTGCAAATTAAACACCTGGTTTTATGTGTAAATAAGATGGATCTGGTGGGGTACAAGCAGGAAGTATTTGAAAGGATCAAGGAACATTTTCAGGCATTCAGCTCGAAGTTATCTGTTCCGGATATTCATTATATTCCCATTAGCGCCCTGAATGGGGATAATGTGGTAGATAAGTCAGAAAATATGCCCTGGTACAGAGGCGCAACATTGATGTATACCTTGGAAAATGTCCATATCGCCAGTGATATGAACCATGTAGACAGCCGCTTCCCGGTACAATGGGTGATTCGTCCACAATCTGAGCAATACCATGATTTCAGGGGATATGCCGGTAGGGTAGAAGGAGGTATTTTTAAACCAGGTGACGAAATTCTGGCCTTACCTTCCGGATTTACTACCACTATTAAAAATATTGAGACAATAGATGGCCCAGTAAGCGAAGCTTTTCCTCCTATGTCAGTGGTAATAACGCTGAAGGATGAAATAGACATAAGCCGGGGCGATATGATCGTGAAACCTAACAACCAGCCTACTGTAAGTCAAGATATTGAACTGATGGTGTGCTGGCTGCATGAGAAAAAATTACAAGCTGGCGGCAAATATGCGATTCGTCATACCACTAAAGAAGCCAGATGTATTGTGAAAGACATTCGCTATAAAATTAACATTAATACGCTGCACCGGGTGGAGGATGACAAAACCATTGGGCTCAATGACATTGGCCGGATTTTAATACGTACTACTGCACCCTTATTCTACGATAGTTACAGCCGCAATCGGTTCACAGGCAGTTTAATTTTGGTCGACGAGTTTACCAATGAAACAGTAGCGGCCGGAATGATCGTCTGA
- a CDS encoding DUF1570 domain-containing protein: MFAYHLFRKRFLLLFFILTVLCFLKTSSAHISQPVVTHSIPSGSIFQTVAVTTPDKPAIEIIYQDCASDKQTHERMLKGINFLYEYYQTQFGYDFTPELVVKIRVFENFDGYKKYIRKASPSTTGSNVGLYIHKLHEAIVWKNKNEDMFLSTVFHETNHLLLRSNIDNCPKWINEGLSEYFEFLDVTGEEVQIRPQLVKDDKIKKWVASQKMPDMYGYLTKYNEDWDKENNISDEPRVLAWSMVYFLMSERNGQAFIKDCLDYFSKKHADKYATVRALDAYYPGKHAQFEKNWLTWIPEQRSNHVLIINPPAQESRVQKFFKRVRQILS; the protein is encoded by the coding sequence ATGTTTGCCTATCATTTATTCCGCAAAAGGTTCTTATTGCTCTTTTTTATTCTGACGGTTCTCTGCTTTCTTAAAACAAGTTCAGCACATATTTCACAACCGGTTGTTACCCACTCTATTCCTTCCGGAAGTATATTTCAGACGGTAGCAGTAACCACTCCCGACAAGCCTGCGATAGAGATCATCTACCAAGACTGTGCTTCGGATAAGCAAACACATGAACGAATGCTAAAAGGCATTAACTTTTTGTATGAGTATTACCAGACTCAATTCGGATATGACTTTACTCCTGAATTAGTGGTAAAAATCAGGGTATTCGAAAATTTTGATGGATACAAAAAATATATCCGGAAAGCATCTCCTTCTACAACTGGTTCTAATGTAGGGCTGTATATTCATAAGTTACACGAAGCTATTGTCTGGAAGAATAAAAATGAAGATATGTTTCTCAGTACAGTTTTTCACGAAACCAATCATCTGCTGCTGAGAAGCAATATTGATAACTGCCCTAAATGGATCAATGAAGGTTTATCAGAATACTTTGAATTTTTGGATGTTACAGGCGAAGAAGTGCAGATTCGTCCGCAACTGGTAAAAGATGATAAGATAAAAAAATGGGTTGCTTCTCAAAAAATGCCCGATATGTATGGCTATCTGACTAAATATAATGAAGACTGGGATAAAGAAAATAATATTTCAGATGAACCCAGAGTACTAGCCTGGTCAATGGTCTACTTCCTGATGTCGGAACGCAATGGGCAGGCTTTTATTAAAGACTGTCTGGATTATTTCTCAAAAAAACATGCGGATAAATATGCAACCGTTAGAGCTTTAGACGCTTACTATCCTGGAAAACATGCGCAGTTCGAGAAAAACTGGCTTACCTGGATACCAGAACAACGGTCAAATCATGTGTTAATCATCAATCCTCCCGCCCAGGAATCCAGAGTACAAAAATTCTTTAAACGTGTCCGCCAGATTTTGAGCTAA
- a CDS encoding pyruvate dehydrogenase complex E1 component subunit beta: protein MREIQFREALREAMSEEMRRDERVFLMGEEVAEYNGAYKVSQGMLDEFGPQRVIDTPIAELGFAGIGVGAAMNGLRPIIEFMTFNFSLVAIDQIINGAAKLMSMSGGQYGAPIVFRGPTGNAGMLSSQHSQNFENWYANTAGLKVVVASNPYNAKGLLKSAIRDDDPVIFMESELMYGDKGPVPEEEYLIPIGKAEVSKEGKDVTLVSFGKIMKVALEAAKELEKKGISAEVIDLMSVRPIDYATVVNSVKKTNRLVIVEEAWPLSSISTEITYHVQKHAFDYLDAPIHRINSMDVPLPYAPTLIEVILPNVKRTVQAVDAVMYR from the coding sequence ATGAGAGAAATACAATTTAGAGAAGCGTTACGGGAGGCCATGTCTGAAGAAATGAGGAGAGATGAACGGGTTTTTCTGATGGGCGAAGAGGTGGCAGAATATAATGGTGCATATAAAGTGAGCCAGGGAATGCTAGACGAATTTGGGCCGCAACGGGTAATTGATACACCTATTGCTGAACTTGGTTTTGCCGGTATTGGGGTAGGAGCAGCCATGAATGGTTTGCGCCCAATCATTGAATTTATGACCTTCAATTTTTCTCTGGTAGCAATAGATCAGATTATTAATGGTGCAGCCAAACTGATGTCTATGTCTGGCGGCCAGTATGGTGCACCTATTGTGTTCAGAGGGCCTACTGGTAATGCTGGTATGCTAAGCTCTCAACATTCTCAGAATTTCGAAAACTGGTATGCCAATACTGCTGGTTTAAAAGTAGTAGTAGCCTCAAATCCCTATAATGCCAAAGGTTTACTTAAATCTGCTATTCGTGATGATGATCCGGTTATTTTTATGGAATCAGAATTAATGTATGGAGACAAAGGCCCGGTGCCAGAGGAAGAATATTTGATTCCGATTGGAAAAGCTGAAGTGAGCAAAGAAGGAAAAGATGTAACGCTGGTTTCTTTTGGAAAAATAATGAAAGTAGCACTGGAAGCAGCAAAAGAACTGGAGAAAAAAGGTATTTCTGCAGAAGTAATCGACCTGATGTCGGTACGCCCGATAGATTATGCTACTGTAGTGAATTCTGTAAAGAAAACCAACCGTTTAGTAATTGTTGAAGAAGCCTGGCCATTGTCATCTATTTCTACTGAAATCACCTACCATGTACAGAAACATGCCTTTGATTACCTGGATGCACCTATTCACCGTATCAACAGCATGGATGTACCCTTGCCTTATGCGCCAACCTTGATCGAAGTGATTTTGCCGAATGTAAAAAGGACAGTTCAGGCGGTGGATGCCGTGATGTACAGATAG
- the ffh gene encoding signal recognition particle protein, whose translation MFENLSTTLDRAFKTLKGQGRITDINVAATVKEIRKALVDADVNYKVAKTVTDKIRDEAMGRKVLIAVEPGQLLVKIVHEELTQLMGGRLQDINVKGEPAVVLIAGLQGSGKTTFSGKLANYLKKQNRNVLLAACDIYRPAAIDQLKVLGQQVGVDVYAEPENKNAVQIARNAIQFAKANNKKVVIVDTAGRLAVDEQMMREIEEVKKAVQPTETLFVVDSMTGQDAVNTAKTFNDRLNFDGVVLTKLDGDTRGGAALSIRSVVDKPIKFISTGEKMEAIDLFYPERMASRILGMGDVLSLVEKAQQAFDEDEARRINQQIRKNQFNFDDFLSQLDQIKKMGNIKDLVSMIPGVSNMMKDVEIDDDAFTPIEAIIKSMTKKERANPDMIDGSRRQRIAKGSGTSIQQVNNLMKQFNDMRKMMRTMSKMGTGNEALRNIKNMGKR comes from the coding sequence ATGTTTGAAAACCTCAGTACCACGCTCGACAGAGCCTTTAAAACCCTGAAAGGCCAAGGAAGGATTACTGATATTAATGTGGCAGCTACCGTGAAAGAGATCAGAAAAGCGCTGGTAGATGCTGACGTAAACTATAAAGTAGCCAAAACTGTAACGGATAAAATCCGGGATGAAGCCATGGGCCGCAAAGTGCTCATTGCGGTAGAACCGGGGCAATTGCTGGTAAAGATTGTGCACGAAGAACTTACTCAGCTTATGGGTGGCAGGCTTCAGGATATTAATGTAAAAGGCGAACCGGCCGTTGTGCTGATTGCTGGCTTGCAGGGTTCTGGTAAAACGACTTTTTCCGGTAAACTCGCTAATTATCTCAAAAAACAAAACCGCAATGTACTTTTAGCTGCCTGTGATATTTACCGTCCGGCTGCTATTGACCAGCTCAAAGTACTGGGCCAACAGGTAGGAGTTGATGTATATGCAGAGCCAGAAAACAAAAATGCCGTACAAATTGCCCGTAATGCCATACAGTTTGCCAAAGCGAACAACAAGAAAGTAGTCATTGTAGATACTGCCGGCCGCCTTGCTGTGGATGAGCAGATGATGCGTGAAATTGAAGAGGTAAAAAAAGCTGTACAACCCACCGAAACGCTATTTGTCGTAGATTCCATGACTGGACAGGATGCTGTAAATACAGCCAAAACCTTTAACGACAGGCTGAATTTTGATGGAGTAGTATTAACTAAATTAGATGGTGATACCCGGGGCGGTGCTGCTCTTTCTATCCGTTCAGTAGTAGATAAACCTATTAAATTCATCAGTACCGGTGAAAAGATGGAAGCCATAGATTTATTCTATCCAGAAAGGATGGCAAGCCGGATTCTGGGCATGGGTGACGTACTTTCTCTGGTAGAAAAAGCCCAGCAAGCTTTCGACGAGGATGAAGCCAGACGCATTAACCAGCAGATCCGTAAAAACCAGTTCAATTTCGACGATTTTCTTTCCCAGTTGGATCAGATCAAAAAAATGGGAAATATTAAAGATCTGGTAAGTATGATTCCCGGCGTAAGCAATATGATGAAAGATGTGGAAATAGATGACGATGCATTTACGCCCATTGAAGCCATCATTAAATCGATGACTAAAAAAGAAAGAGCCAATCCGGATATGATTGATGGCAGCCGCCGCCAGCGGATTGCTAAAGGGAGCGGAACATCAATTCAACAGGTGAATAACCTGATGAAGCAATTTAATGATATGCGCAAAATGATGCGGACCATGAGCAAAATGGGAACCGGTAACGAAGCCCTCCGCAATATTAAAAACATGGGAAAAAGGTAA
- a CDS encoding class I SAM-dependent methyltransferase, protein MTTLSTQVQSAYEKQYEDNQAEWREMGARKKALNILELTQGLKFRSVLEVGAGDGSILQQLSEHRFADELYAVEISGSALQRIQHRNISQLKQSVLFDGYTIPFENNSFDLVILSHVLEHVEFERRLLRELMRVAPVQLIEVPKDYRFGVDKKVKHFLSYGHINMYTPSSLRFLLKSEGFTIMKEKVDLYSRETYQFMYSKPAVEKKSATTSIKADGLYLFKKLLLSIPFPQVRDHFANTITVLTSSGKENIDIF, encoded by the coding sequence ATGACTACTTTATCCACCCAGGTTCAATCCGCTTACGAAAAACAGTACGAAGATAACCAGGCAGAATGGCGGGAAATGGGTGCCAGAAAAAAAGCGCTCAACATTCTGGAACTTACTCAAGGATTAAAATTCCGCAGCGTACTGGAAGTGGGTGCAGGAGATGGAAGTATTTTGCAGCAATTGAGTGAACATAGGTTTGCCGACGAACTATACGCCGTTGAAATTTCAGGAAGTGCCTTACAGCGGATACAACACAGAAATATATCTCAGCTCAAGCAAAGCGTTTTGTTCGATGGATACACCATTCCCTTTGAAAATAATAGCTTCGATCTTGTGATTTTATCGCACGTACTGGAGCATGTAGAGTTTGAACGGAGGTTGCTACGTGAACTGATGCGGGTGGCACCAGTTCAATTAATAGAGGTTCCTAAAGATTACCGCTTTGGCGTAGATAAAAAAGTAAAGCATTTTCTTTCCTATGGGCACATTAATATGTATACCCCATCATCTCTTCGTTTTTTGCTTAAATCTGAAGGATTCACCATCATGAAAGAAAAAGTTGATCTGTATTCCAGAGAAACATACCAGTTTATGTACAGCAAGCCTGCGGTTGAGAAGAAAAGCGCAACCACTTCTATCAAAGCTGATGGTTTGTATCTGTTCAAAAAACTTTTGCTTTCTATCCCTTTTCCTCAGGTTAGGGATCACTTTGCCAACACCATTACCGTGCTTACTTCATCGGGAAAAGAAAATATAGACATATTTTAA
- a CDS encoding lipopolysaccharide biosynthesis protein: MGIIVRQGLKYSTIAFLGVVIGAVNTIIIFPKILSPEQYGLMRLIQENGLFIAAFVQLGAANIADKFIPIFQTHDKTNRGFLFFLLIYPLMGFIFFCLIYLLFKNTWLDIYLEKSPGVNTYYYFFIPLIFFMMYQLILEAYSRVHLRIVVPGLFRDVVLKIITLGFAGLFFLHFISFYQFMLLLIIAYGIIAILLLLYLHNLKILHLKPDIDFLTLKLLKEMGIYAAFMLLGGAATLIITKIDFLMLGAMVGPESVAIYTIAFFMGTIIEIPRRAIAQISTPILSQAWQRNDLPQIEDIYKRSALNQLIIGSLLFLGIWCNTDAVFNLIPNGEIYRAGKYVVLFIGLARLFDMATGVNGEIILQSRYFRFNLISVAILAILIVGTNFIFIPLYGINGAAFATALSVFLYNILKFMFLWIKYRIQPFSHQTIYILLITGFTYVAAALLPAPEPALISSFTNIVLRSAIISILFGGLILGLGISKDANLLLKTGYQKLRTLFG; this comes from the coding sequence ATGGGTATAATCGTTAGGCAAGGCCTGAAATATTCTACTATTGCTTTTTTAGGGGTTGTAATTGGTGCAGTAAATACCATTATTATTTTTCCAAAAATATTAAGTCCTGAACAGTATGGGCTAATGCGTTTAATTCAAGAAAATGGTCTATTTATAGCTGCATTTGTACAATTAGGAGCAGCAAATATTGCAGATAAGTTTATTCCAATATTCCAAACTCATGATAAAACCAATAGAGGCTTTCTCTTTTTTCTGTTAATATATCCATTAATGGGGTTTATATTCTTTTGTTTAATTTATCTATTATTTAAAAATACTTGGCTGGATATTTATCTTGAGAAATCTCCAGGTGTAAATACCTACTACTATTTTTTTATCCCACTTATCTTTTTTATGATGTATCAGCTTATTTTGGAAGCCTATAGCCGAGTACATCTAAGAATTGTCGTGCCAGGTTTATTTAGAGATGTCGTCTTAAAAATTATTACTTTGGGTTTTGCTGGACTGTTTTTTTTACATTTTATCAGCTTTTACCAATTCATGTTGCTGCTTATTATTGCTTATGGAATTATTGCCATACTATTATTGCTCTATTTACACAATCTAAAAATATTACACTTAAAACCAGATATTGACTTCCTTACCTTAAAATTGCTGAAAGAAATGGGGATTTATGCTGCTTTTATGTTGCTAGGAGGTGCAGCTACTTTAATTATTACTAAAATAGATTTTCTAATGCTAGGAGCTATGGTTGGACCAGAATCCGTTGCTATTTATACCATTGCTTTCTTTATGGGAACAATTATTGAAATCCCCAGAAGAGCTATTGCCCAGATCAGCACTCCTATCCTATCGCAAGCATGGCAACGTAATGATCTGCCACAGATAGAAGACATTTACAAAAGATCGGCATTAAATCAGCTTATCATCGGATCTTTGTTGTTTTTGGGCATCTGGTGCAATACGGATGCTGTGTTCAACCTGATACCCAATGGAGAAATTTACCGGGCTGGTAAGTATGTGGTACTATTCATAGGTCTGGCCCGCTTGTTTGATATGGCTACTGGTGTAAATGGAGAAATTATTCTGCAATCGCGTTATTTCCGGTTCAATCTGATTTCTGTGGCTATTCTGGCTATTCTGATTGTAGGAACCAATTTTATCTTTATTCCTTTATATGGCATTAATGGGGCAGCCTTCGCCACAGCTTTATCTGTTTTTTTGTATAACATCCTGAAATTTATGTTTTTGTGGATAAAATACCGTATTCAACCCTTCAGTCACCAGACGATCTATATTTTACTCATTACGGGATTCACCTATGTTGCCGCCGCTTTGCTACCAGCACCCGAACCTGCATTAATTAGTTCATTTACTAATATTGTGCTTCGCTCAGCTATAATCAGTATTTTATTTGGAGGACTTATTTTAGGACTCGGGATTTCAAAAGATGCAAACCTGTTATTGAAAACCGGCTATCAGAAATTGCGTACACTGTTTGGTTAA
- a CDS encoding Ig-like domain-containing protein: protein MNQISCFVRSHFPLKFIKQSLFLIFIIVFLSIESLAQIDLQKGLIACYPFSGNADDATGNGNNGTLMNGPQLVEDRFGNPGSAYNFDGIDDYINISPNNLRNNAYTYSIWANVSSLPTQGNNYAVWSIGNTNFTGAGDQFIMLGSNYIFTTQNGWYGGGYNVQGGTALKAVGSLPTINTWYHLAVTRNTNQILFYVNGNLIGSFTTNGDAPRYGGSGGEVEARIGNRSPYLTGQNFKGKIDDFSIYNRALSNEEIKALYNNFSCSPISPPSAQNVSRCGPGTVTFSATGGTQYRWYDAMVGGTLLGTGANFTTATLTVSKKYYVAAYNGTSESLRIEVSAVVLPLPDSPTIENVSKCGLGEVTLQASGGSNYRWYNDINSATPISTETVFITPFLTSSTVYYVSSFNGTCESPKKEVSVTINPIPQTPIINFDGPTSICQGEKIILLGPPGYNSYRWSNGAVTQNIEVSAAGSFTVRVKNLYGCESAASTPVNVNVVDTITPSVNIDVKENLVCSDSLITFIAQSVNGGQNSLYQWKINGINQGNPSTSQVFEYSFIGSNQPFQAEVSVEMSSTYTCADPKKVVAQKYIIIQPNIIPQLSVSSIRDTFCTGSEILLSAQVINSAQNLLYQWQVNGVNHGLPTTSTEFKLDTINSTAEPLRIEIGVVLLSNNSCSTPVKASKWITIIPNPDILCFFPDIMEARSKNIFQVKVNNGQAPHSFIWNFGNEEILSNSTDTISYTFTKPNDYLVTVTVRDRLGCETTCIKSIKVKPVINIPPNIFTPNGDEFNERFTIDYEGEANFEMLIYNRWGKPITSIYDGKMGWDGVGYSTGIYFYIIRVEDKEFKGWVHLLR from the coding sequence TTGAATCAAATATCTTGTTTTGTGAGAAGTCATTTCCCATTAAAATTTATAAAACAATCTTTATTTTTAATTTTTATAATTGTTTTCTTATCAATAGAATCTCTTGCTCAGATTGATCTACAGAAAGGCTTAATTGCGTGTTATCCTTTTTCCGGTAATGCAGATGATGCCACAGGAAACGGGAATAATGGTACATTAATGAATGGTCCCCAACTTGTTGAAGATAGATTTGGCAATCCAGGAAGCGCTTATAATTTTGATGGAATAGACGATTATATCAATATTTCTCCTAATAATCTCAGAAACAATGCTTATACATATTCAATATGGGCAAATGTATCAAGCTTACCTACTCAAGGAAATAATTACGCAGTTTGGTCAATAGGTAATACGAATTTTACTGGTGCAGGCGATCAATTTATCATGTTGGGGTCAAACTATATTTTTACTACTCAAAATGGTTGGTATGGTGGCGGATATAATGTTCAGGGAGGAACTGCATTAAAGGCTGTAGGAAGTTTGCCCACCATAAACACTTGGTATCATCTGGCTGTAACAAGGAATACTAATCAAATACTGTTCTATGTAAATGGAAATTTAATTGGTAGTTTCACTACAAATGGAGATGCACCAAGGTATGGTGGAAGTGGAGGTGAGGTTGAAGCTCGAATAGGGAACAGATCTCCATATTTAACCGGGCAAAACTTTAAAGGAAAAATTGATGATTTCAGTATATATAACAGAGCACTTTCAAACGAGGAAATCAAAGCTTTATATAATAATTTCAGTTGCTCTCCAATATCACCCCCGTCGGCTCAAAATGTTTCAAGGTGTGGACCCGGTACAGTAACTTTCTCTGCTACAGGAGGTACCCAGTATAGATGGTATGATGCTATGGTGGGAGGTACTCTATTAGGGACAGGAGCAAACTTTACTACTGCTACATTAACAGTATCTAAAAAATATTATGTTGCTGCTTATAATGGAACAAGTGAAAGCCTTAGAATCGAGGTTTCGGCAGTTGTTTTACCTCTTCCAGATTCTCCAACTATAGAGAATGTTTCAAAATGTGGTTTGGGTGAAGTTACTCTACAAGCATCTGGTGGGTCAAATTACCGCTGGTACAATGATATTAATAGTGCTACTCCCATAAGCACAGAAACTGTTTTTATAACACCATTTCTTACTTCCTCAACAGTATATTATGTATCGAGTTTTAATGGAACTTGTGAGAGCCCAAAGAAAGAGGTATCTGTTACAATTAATCCTATACCGCAAACTCCAATTATAAATTTTGATGGACCAACAAGTATTTGTCAGGGGGAAAAAATAATACTATTAGGTCCCCCAGGCTATAATAGTTATCGGTGGTCAAATGGAGCAGTTACGCAGAATATAGAAGTTTCAGCAGCCGGAAGTTTTACAGTTAGGGTAAAAAATTTATATGGATGCGAAAGTGCTGCTTCAACTCCTGTAAATGTTAATGTTGTGGACACGATCACTCCATCCGTAAACATTGACGTAAAAGAAAATCTGGTTTGCTCTGACTCACTAATTACTTTTATTGCGCAATCTGTAAATGGAGGTCAAAATTCTTTATACCAATGGAAAATTAATGGTATTAATCAGGGTAATCCAAGTACGTCTCAAGTATTTGAATATTCATTCATAGGATCAAATCAACCTTTTCAAGCCGAGGTGAGTGTTGAAATGAGTTCAACATACACTTGCGCTGATCCAAAGAAGGTAGTAGCACAAAAATATATAATTATACAACCTAACATCATTCCTCAATTATCTGTTTCTTCCATTAGAGATACTTTTTGTACAGGTAGTGAAATACTTTTATCAGCACAGGTAATAAATAGCGCACAAAACCTACTTTATCAATGGCAGGTAAATGGTGTTAATCATGGACTTCCCACAACTTCTACTGAATTTAAATTAGATACAATCAATTCTACTGCTGAACCTCTCCGGATTGAAATAGGAGTAGTGCTTTTGTCAAATAATTCTTGTTCTACCCCAGTAAAAGCTAGTAAATGGATTACCATCATTCCTAATCCAGATATATTATGTTTTTTCCCGGATATCATGGAGGCAAGAAGCAAGAATATTTTTCAGGTTAAAGTGAATAATGGGCAAGCACCGCATTCGTTTATTTGGAATTTTGGTAACGAGGAAATACTCAGTAACTCAACAGATACTATTAGTTATACATTTACAAAACCTAACGATTATTTAGTTACAGTTACTGTTAGAGATAGATTAGGTTGTGAAACAACTTGTATCAAATCAATTAAGGTTAAACCAGTAATAAACATTCCTCCAAATATCTTTACTCCCAATGGAGATGAATTTAATGAAAGATTTACAATTGATTACGAAGGAGAGGCAAATTTTGAAATGTTAATTTATAACCGATGGGGTAAGCCAATTACATCAATTTATGATGGCAAGATGGGGTGGGATGGAGTAGGATATTCTACAGGTATATATTTTTATATAATACGGGTTGAGGATAAGGAATTTAAAGGTTGGGTACACCTGCTAAGATAA
- a CDS encoding FkbM family methyltransferase: MKHLLKSIYKKIPLKKHLFLVLRSFYRPPQSVYQYFIFWDKFKVIVENNSFWIKHHGLYIENEIFWGGLTEGKFEKLSMQLWIKLCKEATCVIDIGANTGVYSLVTKALNPDARVIAFEPIHRTFEKLLLNNSINQYDIVCERIALSDKDGEGYIFDPETVHNNLATLNADVADKNRIGRKIPISLQKLSTYIREKKIGRIDLMKIDVEGHEPNVLSGMEDYLDQMRPTMLIEINSDEMGSQIEEILDGKGYLYFNIDEKSRIELLPHLIKSYHNNYLICNKEVAKKLQLIE; the protein is encoded by the coding sequence ATGAAGCATTTATTAAAAAGCATATATAAAAAAATACCTTTAAAAAAGCATTTATTTTTGGTATTACGGTCATTTTATCGTCCTCCACAATCTGTCTATCAGTATTTTATTTTCTGGGATAAGTTTAAGGTAATTGTAGAAAATAATAGTTTCTGGATCAAACATCATGGCTTATATATTGAGAATGAAATTTTTTGGGGAGGCCTGACAGAAGGAAAATTTGAGAAATTATCTATGCAACTATGGATAAAGCTATGTAAAGAGGCTACCTGTGTAATAGATATAGGTGCTAATACAGGGGTTTATTCTTTAGTAACAAAAGCACTTAATCCTGATGCAAGAGTAATTGCATTTGAACCAATTCATAGAACTTTTGAAAAGTTATTACTCAATAACTCAATTAATCAATACGATATTGTTTGTGAAAGAATCGCTTTATCAGACAAGGATGGAGAAGGATATATTTTTGACCCTGAGACAGTGCATAACAACTTAGCGACACTAAATGCAGATGTTGCTGATAAAAATCGGATTGGTAGAAAAATCCCTATTTCACTGCAAAAGTTGTCAACCTATATTCGGGAGAAGAAAATAGGTCGCATTGATCTCATGAAAATAGATGTTGAAGGACATGAACCAAATGTATTATCAGGTATGGAAGATTACTTAGATCAAATGCGGCCAACGATGTTGATAGAAATAAATAGTGATGAAATGGGAAGCCAGATAGAAGAAATTTTAGATGGGAAAGGTTATCTGTATTTTAATATTGACGAAAAAAGCCGCATAGAATTACTGCCTCATCTTATCAAAAGCTACCATAACAACTATCTGATTTGTAACAAGGAAGTAGCAAAGAAACTTCAATTAATTGAATAA